The DNA window AGTAGAACTGGGCGGGACGCGCGGCTATTTGAAAACGACCGATCCGGGCGAACAGAGCGATCTCGACTTTTCCCTCGGCGACGCCATTACCCTGGAAGCCTGGGTCAACCCACGCGGATTACGCGACGACCAGCAGGTCTACATTGTTGGCAAGGGACGCACAGGCAATCCCGGCCAGGTAGCCGCCAATCAGAACTATGCGTTACGGCTGCGCGCCGTCGACGGCCAGATGCGGGTGAGTTTTCTGTTTCGCGGGGAAGGAACCGCCCGCGACGGCGGCGATGAGTTCCATCGCTGGAATTCGCAGGAAGGCTTTGTCGCGGATGGTCGCTGGCGCCATGTGGCGGTGAGCTACCGCTTTGGCGATCCCGGCAGTATTCGCGGCTATATCAATGGTCAGCCCACCGCAGGCGACTGGGATATTGGCGGTCCGACCAAAGCGGCTCCGACGGTCGATAACGATGACTTGTGGATCGGCTCTTCCATGGGCGGCAAGATCGACAGCACCTTTTCCGGTTTTCTCGACGAAGTCGCCATCTATCGCCAGGCCCTTTCGCCGGAACGTATGGCCGCCCGTTACCAGTCCAATCTCAAAGAACCGGCCGTCCCCGATTTTTCAGAGGCGCCTCGCCATGCTGTGCTGGTCGAAATTGTCGAAGATATTCCCGACGCCATGCAGTGGAACGTCGTTACGCCGCCGCCGGTCGAGCAGTTCTCCCAGCAGGCGTTCGCTTTGACCGATACGCCGCGGAAGTACAATTCGCATGGCGTGATTATCGACCGCAGCAATCCCTTCCTGGTGCGCAGCCGCACCCGCAAGCATTTCGCCGGCGGGGAGTATGATCTATTGCTCCGTTCCCGCCAGGCGGCCCGCCTTTTCATCGACGGCAAACTGGTCGCGGAAACAAAATTCCTGAAGCCTAACGGCAGCGGCCATGAAAAAGTACCGGAACTGGCCGACCCCCATGCCGCGACCTATCCGCTGCCGCCTGGCCACCAGGAAACGGCGGTGCGGGTCAAGCTGGAGCCAGGCGAGCACCACTTCCGCTGGGAGTGTTTCGTCGGCGGAAAGAACATGCGTACCGAAATTGGCGAGCCGGTCGTCGCCTTTTCTCACCCCGGAGAAACGCCCCAAGTGCTGACAGCCGACGCCGGCGATGCGGAACCGTTCCCGCTGACAACGGCCGCGTGGGAAGCGTTTGAGCTGGGCGTGCGATCACAGATGTTGGCGTTGAACCAGCGCCGCCGGCAAGAGGTCTCCGCCGAGTACTCCGACTACTGGAGCCAGCGACATGATCTGGCTCGCAAAGAGCTGGCTAACTGGCCCGATCCGCAACCTCCGGCGCTTGCCGACGGCATGCCGGCGAACAACGCCATCGACCAGTTCCTGGCGGTTCCCTTGAAGGAAGCCGGGGTCGCTCCGACTGCACTGCTGGAAGACGATGCGTTCCTGCGACGCGTCACGCTGGATACGGTCGGCCGCATCCCCACGCCGGCCGAACGGACCGCATTTCTTAAGGACCCGGCCGACACGCGACGCCAACTGGTGATTGAGCGACTGCTGGAAAACCCCGAGTGGGCCGATCACTGGACCAGCTACTGGCAGGACGTGCTGGCGGAGAATCCCGGCATCCTTAAACCGAGTTTGAACAACACGGGGCCGTTCCGCTGGTGGATTTATGAGTCGATGCTCGACAACAAACCGCTCGATCGTTTTGTCACCGACCTGGTGATGATGGAAGGCAGTCGTTACGGCGGCGGCACCGCCGGCTTCGGCATGGCGACCGAAAACGACGTGCCGATGGCGGCCAAGGCCCACACGCTGGCGACCGCCTTCCTGGGCGTCGAAATGAAGTGCGCCCGCTGCCACGACGCGCCGTTCCATCCCTTCTCGCAGGAAGACCTGTTCAGCATCGCAGCGATGCTGGACCGGAAACCGATCACCCTGCCCAAATCCAGCACCGTACCGCCGCCGCCGGCAGGCGGACGGGAGCCCGCGATTGAGTCGTCGCTGGCGCCCGGCGCCAAAATCATGCCGGTCTGGGTGTTTACCTCGCTCTCTGCCAGCGATTTGCCGGCAGGGCTGACGCGCAACCCGGAAGACGCCCGCTCCGTGCTGGCCGCGTCGATCACTTCGCCGCAAAACGAACGTTTCGCCCAGGTAACCGTCAACCGCCTTTGGGCTCGCTACTTTGGCCGCGGACTGGTGGCTACGCCCGACGACTGGCACGATACGGACGCCTCGCACCCGGAGCTGCTGAAATTCCTCGCGCGGGAGCTGGTGCTGTCCGGCTACGACATGAAGCATGTCTCCCGGCTGATCCTGCAGTCGCATGCCTATCAGCGGGCGACCGCCGATAAAGGGACCGATCCGGCGCTGTTCGCAGGTCCGCAGCGGCGACGTCTGTCGGCCGAGCAGTTGCTGGACTCGCTGTTTGTCGCCGCCGACAAGCAGCTGTATGCGGAACCGCTGACACTGGATCCGGAAGGTCGCCGCAGCGTGTCGACCTTTTTGAACCTGGGCACGCCGCATCGGGCCTGGGAGTTCACCTCGATGTCGAACGAGCGCGATCGGCCCGCCCTGGCGTTGCCGATGGCCCAAAGCCTCATCGACCTGATGCTGGCGTTTGGCTGGCGCGACTCGCGGCCGAACCCGCTGACCGTGCGGGAAGAACCGGCGACCGTGCTGCAGCCGCTTTCCATCGCCAACGGCGTCGCCGCCAATCGAACTGTCCGCTTGTCCGACGATCACGCTTTGACGGAAGTCTGCTTGACCGATATCTCACTCGACGCGCTCGTCGATCGGCTGTTCGTGCAGATCCTTTCCCGCCCGCCGACAGCCAGCGAACGGGAGCTGTTCATGGCCGAACTGGCTGACGGTTTCGAGAATCGCCGCCGTTTGTCCGAGCCGAAGCAGCCATCGAACATCATCCGCTATCGAAATCCGGTTTCCTGGTCCAACCATTTGAACTTCAGGGCGACCGAGATCAAACAGGAGCTGGAGCGTTTGACGAACGAAGGCGATCCGCCGACGCGCCGTCTGGACCCTGTCTGGCGCGTCAAAGTCGAAGACGCCCTGTGGGCCCTGATTAACTCGCCGGAGTTTGTCTTTATTCCGTGATTGGCATTCGCCCTGTGTCGCCCTTTTCTGGACTATGCTGCTGCGTTCCGCTTTTTTGCTCGTGTATTTGCTATGACGAAACTCCCGCCTTTTGACCGCCGCCAGTTTCTTGCCGCCTCCTCGCTTGCGGGCGGGGCGACCCTGCTGGGAGCGAACGGCTTGCCTGCTTTATCGGCCGCCGATCATCCCCAGCCGGAAGCGCTGGCCGATAGCTGCATTTTCATCTGGCTGGGGGGCGGGGCGTGCCATCTGGATACGTGGGATCCCAAGCGGAAAAGCACCGGCAAAACCGATCCGGGTTCCTACTACGACGCGATCGATACGGCCATCCCGGGCGTACAGGTTTGCGCCCCGTTAAAACGGATGGCGAACCTGATGGATCGAACGGCCGTGCTCCGCACGATTAACCACGACGTGATCAACGAACATGCGGCGGCGACCAACCGCGTGCATACGGGACGTCCGCCGACTGGAACGACCATTTATCCTTCGATCGGCTCGATCGTCTCCCATCAGCTCGGCCCCCGCGGCGACGGCGTGCCGGCGTATGTGGTGATGGGTTATCCCAGCGCGAGTCGCGGTCCCGGTTTCCTGGGCGCCCGGCACAGCTATGTGTACCTGACGGATACGGAACTCGGCCCTGCCGGTCTGCAGCCGCGGCCCGAAGTAACGGCCGCCCGTATGGCTCGCCGGCAACGGATGCTGAGCACCCTCCGGGAAGATTTCCTGGCGCGAAATTCAGGCCCCGGACCGGTCGACGATTACATTGCGGCCAGCCAGGAAGGCGATCGCCTGGCGGGACCCAAGTTCATGAGCGTGTTTGATCTGAAGAGCGAGCCCGAATCGCTGCGCGAGGAATTCGGCGGCGAGTTTGGCCAGCGTTGCCTGCTGGCCCGGCGGCTGGTGGAATCAGGCGTGCGGTTTGTCGAGGTTTCGTTCAATCTCAACTTCATCAACGGCACCGGCTGGGACACCCATAACGCTGGGCAGTTGAACCAGCACCTGCTGATCGACCAGCTGGACCAGGCGCTGGCCAGCCTGATCCTGGATCTGGAAAAACGGAACCGGCTGGACAAAACGCTGATCGTGGTCGCGACCGAGTTTGGTCGTCCGCCGGAGTTCGACGGCGGCGGCGGACGCGGACATCAGCCGCAGGCCTTTAGCGTCCTGCTGGCGGGCGGCGGTCTAAAAACCGGCCAGGCGGTCGGCACGACCGACGAACTGGCGAAAAAGATCGTCGATCGGCCGATCTCAGTCCCCGACCTGCACGCCACCATCCACCGCACGCTCGGCATCAACCACACGACCGAGCTGTACGACGGCGATCGTCCCGTGCCGATCACCGATCGCGGCGAGCCCGTCGCCGAACTGTTCAGCTAGCGGCTGCTGCCCACAATCGTTCTTTCAAGGCGTTGCAAGAGAAACGTGGGCGGTTCGCCGGGGGAAGCGGTCTCGCGTTAAACGCCAGTCCCCGCATACAATAGCGGCGGACCGGCCTTCACGGAAATTGACCGCCACGGAAGCTCACACATGGCAAAGAAGAAAACGGCGAAAAAGGCGACGCAGGCCGTCGCTCGACCGCCGGTGGAACTTAGCGAACGCGATATCCGCACTCTCGAACAACTGGGAAAGCTGGCCGACGACGTCGTCGGCAGGGCGACCGGCCGCCAGGAACTGCGGCTCGATATTCCCACGCGAGCCCTTTCGAACGTGCGCTACAACAAATCCAAAGGCTTCCTCGAAATGGGGAAGAATACGAATCAGCGTCAGTTATTCAACCTGTCGCAAGCCAAAAGCTACATGCAGACCATGCTGGTCAGCCGCGGCTGCAAGGACCTGATCGATCAGGGGAAGAACACCAGTATCCGAGGTTTGTTCTACCTGCTCAAACACACCATCGCCGGCGCCAAGGAAGATACTTTCGCCACTCAGGGCGAGTGCGATCCCATTATCGAAGATGTCGAAGTTCTGCTCGACAGCCTGCGTGAAGAACTGCACCTGTTCGCCCAGAGCAAAGGCGTCATGGTCGGCAACATTGTGCTCCGCGACAACGGCGACCAGATCGATTGCGCCCGGATGGGCAGCGGCGGTTACGCCGTGCCTTCGATCGTGGAGCCCGAGTCGATCCAGTTTGAAAAGTGCGACGCCAAATTCATCCTGCATGTCGAAAAAGACACCGTCTGGCAGCGATTTAACGAAGACAAGTTCTGGCGCACGCACAACTGCATTCTCATCCACGGCGGCGGTCAGCCCCCCCGCGGCGTAAGGCGGTTACTGCATCGGCTACACAACGAGCTGAAACTGCCGCTGTACTGCGTGCTCGATAACGATCCCTGGGGATATTACATTTACAGCGTGATCAAACAGGGCTCGATCAACCTGGCGTTTGAGTCAAAGCGGATGGCGATCCCCGACGCCAAATTCCTCGGGCTTCGCAGCATTGATTTTGAACGCTGCGACCTGTCCGACAGCGTGACGATCGATCTCAACGAAAAAGATGTCGTCCGGGCCAAGCAGATCGCCAAATATCCCTGGTTCGAAGGGAAACCGAAATGGCAGCGCGAGATTAAAAAGATGCTGGAGAACGGCTTCAAGCTCGAAGTGGAAGCGCTCATCAGCAAGGATATTTCCTACGTGACGGAACAGTACGTGCCGGAACGCCTTGCCAACCGGGACTGGCTGGACTAACGCCCTGTCTTTCCCTGGCGGATCCGGCCACGGGTCCACTACGGCGTCGCGGCAGCATTGATCCTCCAGGAATAACGTCCTGGGGGACTTGCTTCCCTCTTCAGAACGCGCTCTCTGCGCAGTTTGACCTGGCAGATTCAACTTGCCGTGGTTGCCGTTCCCGGGTACAGTCCGGCCGAAAGATTCTAAGACAAGGGCTCCTGGAAATCTTGCGAACGGATGAAGGTGGAAAATGATTGTCGATACATTCTGTTCATCGCCCATCGGCGGTGCGGGAAACGCCGCGAATAACCTGCACCAGGGGTTGTTGTCGGCCGGCGTCACGAGCCGTTTCTGGCATGCGCAGCGCGCCAAGCTGACCAATCTCGACCACACGTACCAGCCGCTGGAAGGGCCCGATTCCCATGAAACCTCCTGGACCGAGAAAGCTGGCCTGGTCGCTCGCTCGGTCGGATTAAGGGTGCAGCGCTGGCAGGCCAAATACCAGCGACCTGCCGGGTTCGATCTGTTCACCGATCCGTACGCCAAAACACCGACGCCCTGGAAGCCGGAAATCGTGGGGGAGATTGTCCATCTCCACTGGATATCCCGCGTGATTGACTATCCCAGTTTTTTCGCCAGCCTGCCCGACGATTTGCCGATTGTCTGGACGCTGCACGACATGAATCCACTCACTGGCGGCTGCCACTACTCGGCAGGGTGCGACCAGTACCGGTCCGGCTGCGGCAATTGCCCGCAACTCCATTGGCGCGGGCAGAAGGATCTTTCGCAGCGCTGGTTCGCCGAGAAACAGCTGGCCCTGCAGGGCAAGAACTTGCATATCGTAGCCCCCAGCCAGTGGCTGACAGATCTGGCCAGGGAGGCGCCGATGTTTGCAGAGGCGAAAAGCTTTCAGCGGATTCCTAACGGCTTTAACCTGCAGACCTTTCGCCCGCACGCCAAAGCGTCCGCCCGGAAAATTCTGGGTTTGCCGAAGGATAAAGTCATTATCGGTTTTGGGGCAGAGCACCTGGGCGAACACCGCAAGGGCTTCGCCGAACTGCTGCAGGCCTTGTGCTGCTTGTCGACGGAGGCGCCGGTCGAGTGCCTGGTATTCGGCGCCGGCCGCATCCCGCCCGACGAGCAGTTGCCGCCAATTCACTCGCTGGGCTACGTCAACGGAGCGAACCGCTTGGCGCTGGTGTACTCGGCGTGCGACCTGTTTGTGCTGCCGTCGCTGGAAGACAACGCCCCGCAGACCGCCCTGGAAGCCATGGCCTGCGGTACGCCGGTGGTGGCGTTCGATGCGGGCGGCGTGCCCGACTATGTGATTCCCGAGGAGACCGGCATGCTGGCCGGCCATGGCGATGCAACCGAACTGGCCGCCTGTATGTCGATCCTGATTGATAACCGGGAGCTCCGGCAACAGCTGGGGGCCGGGGCGCGAAAGCTGATCGAACAGGACTTTGAACAGTCCGTGATGACGGAACGTTACCTGGAGTTGTATCGCAACATTTCCAGCCCAGCCGAGCTGCGCCGGTCCGCCTGAGCTATGCCGGTCCGCTTGAGCCTCGTTTCCGCTGCAGCAACTGCTCAGCAAACTCCCGAATCCGCGGGTAAGGCGTCGACGATAACACGCCAAACAGCTCGTTTGAGCTGAGTTTGGCTTTGGTAAACGCCGGCGACGTCACCCCGCATAAAAAGCGGGACAGGGTCACCGGCTCTTTCAGGATTCGCTTGCTGTCCGGCGGCAACGCGCCCAATCGGCCTGCCAGCGATTCCGGTATGCTCCCGGCGTCGCGATCCGGCAGCCGCACCGGGGCCTGGTCCAGGCAGACGGAGCAGTGGCCGCAGCCTTCGCGGCGTTCTTCGCCAAAGTGCTCGCACAGCCGGTTGGTGCGGCAGTCTTCGGCCTCGATGAACTCCACCACCTGCTGCAGACGTTCGATCTCGCGATCCTCAAAATCGGTCATCCGATGATGCAGGTCCTCAATCAGGTCGGCCAGCGAGTCGGGCGACTTCAGCCGGCGGAACCGCAGGCGAACGCCTTCGGTCTTGACCGTCATCAGCCCTTTTTCCGCCAGGTAATCCAGCGTGCGGATCAACTTCTCGCGCGGCTGCTGCAGCTTCTCTGCCGCGGCCGCCACATCCAGCGTGAACCAGGTTTTTCCTTTTTTGGCCTGGCGGAACAGGTTCTGCAGGAAGGTTTGCCGGTCGGCGTCAAACCCTTCCAGCATTTTTTTCGACGGCACGTGCGGCTGGAATTTGAAGAGCGTCACCACCGGCGTGCCGCCTTCCAGGTAGCCGTCCAGCTCCAGGTAGGTGAGCAGCGTCCTCACGATAATCTGTTTCAGATCGTGGTCGCGGGCCAGCTCGTACAGGCTCACATCAAAGTCTTCCGGCTGGGCGAAAATACTGCGAATCAGACCGTCGATCGCGGTTCCCGAAGGCGTATCGCCATAGACAAAGTTCTCCAGCGTGTTCAGGTCGTCAGCGCAGGCCAGCACATCGCAGACTGAGGGGTTTCCATCCCGACCGGCGCGGCCGATCTCCTGCGAGTAGTTCTCCAGGCTCTTGGGCAGGTTGTAATGATAGACATAACGGATGTTCGCTTTGTCGACTCCCATCCCAAAGGCAATCGTCGCCGCCACGATTGCGTCGTCTGACTCCATGAACCATTCCTGCACCTGGGTGCGGTCGGCCGTATCCATCCCCGCGTGATACGCCTTGGCCGGCAGTCCGGCCCGCTGCAGCCGGGAGGCGACTTCCATCGCCGTCCGCTGCAAGGTGACGTAGACAATCGTGGGACCGACGGGGCGCTCGCGGAGCTTCTGCAGCAGCAGAGTATCTCGCCCGGCCCCGGAAACGGACTCGGCCAGCAGCGTCAAATTGGGCCGATAAAAGCCGGTGCAGACGGCGTTTTCCGGCGCAATCTGGAACACGCGGCACATATCGTTCAACACCGCCGGCGTCGCGGTCGCCGTGAGGGCCAGGATCCGTTCCGCTTTGCACTGGGCCGCAAAACCCGCCAGTTTGAGGTAGTCGGGCCGAAAGTTATGGCCCCATTCCGAGATGCAGTGCGCTTCATCGACTGCGAACAAAGAAATCTTGTGCTGCAGCAGCGTTTCGCGAAATCGCTCGTTGGCGAACCGCTCCGGCGCCGCGTATAACAGCTTGAGCGCGCCGGATCGCAGGTCCTGCATCGTTTGCTGGTATTCGCCGCTGGTCAGCGTGGAGTCGATCTTTTGCGCAGCGACGCCGCGCCGCTT is part of the Lignipirellula cremea genome and encodes:
- a CDS encoding DUF1553 domain-containing protein; the protein is MHLSRSLACLVFGSLLSCCGPWSAGAEATPALPYDQIILSDNPVAYWRFDGEKPLQNLAKGAAGLATESVGAARLAKAGPQAGEYPLFTADNRGVELGGTRGYLKTTDPGEQSDLDFSLGDAITLEAWVNPRGLRDDQQVYIVGKGRTGNPGQVAANQNYALRLRAVDGQMRVSFLFRGEGTARDGGDEFHRWNSQEGFVADGRWRHVAVSYRFGDPGSIRGYINGQPTAGDWDIGGPTKAAPTVDNDDLWIGSSMGGKIDSTFSGFLDEVAIYRQALSPERMAARYQSNLKEPAVPDFSEAPRHAVLVEIVEDIPDAMQWNVVTPPPVEQFSQQAFALTDTPRKYNSHGVIIDRSNPFLVRSRTRKHFAGGEYDLLLRSRQAARLFIDGKLVAETKFLKPNGSGHEKVPELADPHAATYPLPPGHQETAVRVKLEPGEHHFRWECFVGGKNMRTEIGEPVVAFSHPGETPQVLTADAGDAEPFPLTTAAWEAFELGVRSQMLALNQRRRQEVSAEYSDYWSQRHDLARKELANWPDPQPPALADGMPANNAIDQFLAVPLKEAGVAPTALLEDDAFLRRVTLDTVGRIPTPAERTAFLKDPADTRRQLVIERLLENPEWADHWTSYWQDVLAENPGILKPSLNNTGPFRWWIYESMLDNKPLDRFVTDLVMMEGSRYGGGTAGFGMATENDVPMAAKAHTLATAFLGVEMKCARCHDAPFHPFSQEDLFSIAAMLDRKPITLPKSSTVPPPPAGGREPAIESSLAPGAKIMPVWVFTSLSASDLPAGLTRNPEDARSVLAASITSPQNERFAQVTVNRLWARYFGRGLVATPDDWHDTDASHPELLKFLARELVLSGYDMKHVSRLILQSHAYQRATADKGTDPALFAGPQRRRLSAEQLLDSLFVAADKQLYAEPLTLDPEGRRSVSTFLNLGTPHRAWEFTSMSNERDRPALALPMAQSLIDLMLAFGWRDSRPNPLTVREEPATVLQPLSIANGVAANRTVRLSDDHALTEVCLTDISLDALVDRLFVQILSRPPTASERELFMAELADGFENRRRLSEPKQPSNIIRYRNPVSWSNHLNFRATEIKQELERLTNEGDPPTRRLDPVWRVKVEDALWALINSPEFVFIP
- a CDS encoding DUF1501 domain-containing protein, whose translation is MTKLPPFDRRQFLAASSLAGGATLLGANGLPALSAADHPQPEALADSCIFIWLGGGACHLDTWDPKRKSTGKTDPGSYYDAIDTAIPGVQVCAPLKRMANLMDRTAVLRTINHDVINEHAAATNRVHTGRPPTGTTIYPSIGSIVSHQLGPRGDGVPAYVVMGYPSASRGPGFLGARHSYVYLTDTELGPAGLQPRPEVTAARMARRQRMLSTLREDFLARNSGPGPVDDYIAASQEGDRLAGPKFMSVFDLKSEPESLREEFGGEFGQRCLLARRLVESGVRFVEVSFNLNFINGTGWDTHNAGQLNQHLLIDQLDQALASLILDLEKRNRLDKTLIVVATEFGRPPEFDGGGGRGHQPQAFSVLLAGGGLKTGQAVGTTDELAKKIVDRPISVPDLHATIHRTLGINHTTELYDGDRPVPITDRGEPVAELFS
- a CDS encoding DNA topoisomerase IV subunit A; the encoded protein is MAKKKTAKKATQAVARPPVELSERDIRTLEQLGKLADDVVGRATGRQELRLDIPTRALSNVRYNKSKGFLEMGKNTNQRQLFNLSQAKSYMQTMLVSRGCKDLIDQGKNTSIRGLFYLLKHTIAGAKEDTFATQGECDPIIEDVEVLLDSLREELHLFAQSKGVMVGNIVLRDNGDQIDCARMGSGGYAVPSIVEPESIQFEKCDAKFILHVEKDTVWQRFNEDKFWRTHNCILIHGGGQPPRGVRRLLHRLHNELKLPLYCVLDNDPWGYYIYSVIKQGSINLAFESKRMAIPDAKFLGLRSIDFERCDLSDSVTIDLNEKDVVRAKQIAKYPWFEGKPKWQREIKKMLENGFKLEVEALISKDISYVTEQYVPERLANRDWLD
- a CDS encoding glycosyltransferase, producing the protein MIVDTFCSSPIGGAGNAANNLHQGLLSAGVTSRFWHAQRAKLTNLDHTYQPLEGPDSHETSWTEKAGLVARSVGLRVQRWQAKYQRPAGFDLFTDPYAKTPTPWKPEIVGEIVHLHWISRVIDYPSFFASLPDDLPIVWTLHDMNPLTGGCHYSAGCDQYRSGCGNCPQLHWRGQKDLSQRWFAEKQLALQGKNLHIVAPSQWLTDLAREAPMFAEAKSFQRIPNGFNLQTFRPHAKASARKILGLPKDKVIIGFGAEHLGEHRKGFAELLQALCCLSTEAPVECLVFGAGRIPPDEQLPPIHSLGYVNGANRLALVYSACDLFVLPSLEDNAPQTALEAMACGTPVVAFDAGGVPDYVIPEETGMLAGHGDATELAACMSILIDNRELRQQLGAGARKLIEQDFEQSVMTERYLELYRNISSPAELRRSA
- a CDS encoding RecQ family ATP-dependent DNA helicase — protein: MDLEQVLLDQFGHSQFMPGQKKTISALMGGHSAAAVFPTGGGKSLCYQLPAVLLPGLTVVVSPLIALMKDQIDALKRRGVAAQKIDSTLTSGEYQQTMQDLRSGALKLLYAAPERFANERFRETLLQHKISLFAVDEAHCISEWGHNFRPDYLKLAGFAAQCKAERILALTATATPAVLNDMCRVFQIAPENAVCTGFYRPNLTLLAESVSGAGRDTLLLQKLRERPVGPTIVYVTLQRTAMEVASRLQRAGLPAKAYHAGMDTADRTQVQEWFMESDDAIVAATIAFGMGVDKANIRYVYHYNLPKSLENYSQEIGRAGRDGNPSVCDVLACADDLNTLENFVYGDTPSGTAIDGLIRSIFAQPEDFDVSLYELARDHDLKQIIVRTLLTYLELDGYLEGGTPVVTLFKFQPHVPSKKMLEGFDADRQTFLQNLFRQAKKGKTWFTLDVAAAAEKLQQPREKLIRTLDYLAEKGLMTVKTEGVRLRFRRLKSPDSLADLIEDLHHRMTDFEDREIERLQQVVEFIEAEDCRTNRLCEHFGEERREGCGHCSVCLDQAPVRLPDRDAGSIPESLAGRLGALPPDSKRILKEPVTLSRFLCGVTSPAFTKAKLSSNELFGVLSSTPYPRIREFAEQLLQRKRGSSGPA